A window of the Xenopus laevis strain J_2021 chromosome 9_10L, Xenopus_laevis_v10.1, whole genome shotgun sequence genome harbors these coding sequences:
- the cdk5r2.L gene encoding cyclin-dependent kinase 5 activator 2 — translation MGTVLSLSPSSGKAGPLDEKKQEAPGVGGGYSAIPNSKNGGSKSEKSLKRHSVLISALTWKRLVAASAKKKNAKKINPNPGPINGPLLPNNNPVEHLNHENLRKSQVSPGRREPKPVPVPTVPPGSSEGQKMQHQLVAVQKQASGRSLCSPRRVIVQASTGELLRCLGEFVCRRCYRLKELSPGELTMWFRNVDRALLLQGWQDQGFITPANLVFVYLLCREAIGDELATEFELQACFLTCLYLAYSYMGNEISYPLKPFLVETDKEVFWQRCLSIIDRMSAKMLQINSDPHFFTQVFQDLKNEGETRESNGQWTINLDR, via the coding sequence ATGGGCACAGTACTGTCTCTGTCCCCATCATCTGGGAAGGCTGGGCCTTTGGATGAGAAGAAGCAAGAGGCGCCAGGAGTCGGAGGTGGATACTCAGCCATCCCCAACAGTAAAAATGGAGGCAGCAAATCTGAGAAGAGCCTCAAAAGACATTCTGTTCTCATTTCTGCACTTACTTGGAAGAGGCTAGTGGCAGCttctgccaaaaagaaaaatGCCAAGAAGATCAACCCAAATCCAGGTCCCATTAATGGCCCTTTGCTTCCAAACAACAACCCCGTGGAGCACCTGAACCATGAGAATTTGCGCAAGTCCCAGGTCAGCCCTGGGCGCAGGGAGCCCAAACCAGTACCAGTGCCCACAGTGCCCCCTGGCTCCTCTGAGGGACAGAAAATGCAGCACCAGCTGGTGGCGGTGCAGAAGCAGGCAAGTGGCCGCTCTCTATGCTCACCACGCAGGGTTATAGTTCAAGCATCAACTGGAGAACTATTACGTTGTTTGGGTGAGTTTGTATGTCGCCGTTGCTATCGGCTAAAGGAGCTGAGCCCTGGGGAACTCACCATGTGGTTTCGTAATGTCGATCGGGCCTTGTTACTGCAGGGTTGGCAAGACCAAGGCTTCATCACTCCAGCCAACCTGGTGTTCGTCTACCTTCTGTGCAGAGAGGCCATTGGGGATGAACTGGCTACTGAATTTGAGCTCCAGGCCTGCTTTCTCACTTGCCTTTACTTGGCCTATTCCTATATGGGAAATGAAATCTCATACCCCTTGAAGCCCTTTTTGGTGGAGACAGATAAAGAAGTCTTCTGGCAACGCTGCCTGAGCATCATTGATCGTATGAGTGCCAAAATGCTGCAGATCAACTCTGACCCCCATTTCTTTACACAGGTCTTCCAAGACTTGAAGAATGAAGGGGAGACCAGAGAATCCAATGGTCAATGGACTATAAATTTGGATCGTTAG